One part of the Ignavibacteria bacterium genome encodes these proteins:
- a CDS encoding carbohydrate binding family 9 domain-containing protein yields MKKFTVLLLFCFLYQSGLSALPGTPKQVRAFKAAREIVIDGYLNEQIWQNQAIQDFTQKNPKEGEKASEVTHAWIAYDESYLYIAAKLYDSHPDSIVGRLARRDNQIDSDWFGVGLDPYLDKRTGYFFLINPSETVVDGVFYNDSWQDNSWDGVWYYAARRDDQGWNVEMKIPFSQLRYKYSEQMTWGINLYRNIQRKNEEDYFQMVSKKESGFVSHFPELIGLSGVEKKQRLEILPYVVSRAQYLVHDAQDPFYKQNQYKVSLGGDMKVGLGSNLTLDATFNPDFGQVEVDPAVVNLSAFETFYDEKRPFFIEGSNIFSFGSGGSNNNWGFNWGNPNLFYSRRIGRTPQGEANDNDYSDFPNETRIIGAAKLTGKIGSGWSVGAVNAVTQRTFAELDLGGVRTQQEVEPLTNYTALRSQKEFNSGNQALGFMFTSVMRSLKDEGLKERLSDHSYVFGLDGWTMLDENNTYVLTGYMAGSYVHGTKDYMISMQESPVRYMQRPDAKYAVLDSNINSMAGFLGRVTLNKQKGNFYVNAAFGAVSPGFEVNDLGYQWRADVINSHVVVGYRWFDPDNFMFRNKQLYAAHFRSYNFDGDALVSGYFVMSDLQFLNYYGMNVQAIYFQRGYHNTLTRGGPIVSNPAGYEIDLSGSTDSRKNVVLNVSGSYSGDEMKSLYRNVSADIEWRPATQATFSIGPSVSTVSENLQWIDNFSDPVAVNTYGTRYVFGKMKQTTISANIRLNWTFTPTLSLQVFMQPLISTGKFTDFKELSAPRSLSYRTYEASQVSYDKENNQYTVKPDKNAEAFTFDNPDFNFKSLRGNVVLRWEFMAGSSLYLVWTQSKLNEDNPGDMSFRRDFTNLLNAQPDNIFLLKFAYWLNY; encoded by the coding sequence ATGAAAAAATTTACGGTTCTGTTATTGTTCTGTTTTTTGTACCAATCCGGCCTCAGCGCCCTGCCGGGAACACCAAAGCAGGTCAGGGCTTTTAAGGCAGCCAGAGAAATTGTAATTGACGGATACCTGAACGAACAGATATGGCAGAACCAGGCCATTCAGGATTTTACACAAAAAAATCCTAAAGAAGGGGAAAAGGCCTCGGAAGTAACTCATGCCTGGATAGCTTACGACGAATCCTATCTTTATATAGCTGCAAAACTTTACGACTCACATCCCGATTCCATTGTAGGCCGCCTGGCAAGACGTGATAACCAGATAGATTCCGACTGGTTCGGCGTTGGGCTCGACCCCTATCTGGATAAAAGAACAGGCTATTTCTTCCTCATCAATCCTTCTGAAACCGTCGTCGACGGGGTGTTCTATAACGACAGCTGGCAGGATAACTCCTGGGATGGCGTGTGGTACTATGCCGCAAGAAGAGATGACCAGGGCTGGAACGTGGAGATGAAAATTCCTTTTTCACAGCTGAGGTATAAATACTCTGAACAGATGACCTGGGGAATTAACCTCTACAGGAACATACAGCGGAAAAACGAAGAAGACTACTTCCAGATGGTATCTAAAAAGGAAAGCGGCTTCGTTTCCCACTTCCCTGAGCTTATAGGACTTTCGGGAGTGGAAAAAAAGCAGAGGCTCGAAATCCTCCCCTATGTGGTCTCAAGAGCTCAGTATCTCGTGCACGATGCACAGGACCCCTTCTATAAACAAAACCAGTACAAGGTTTCTTTGGGAGGCGACATGAAGGTGGGCCTGGGGAGCAACCTTACGCTGGATGCAACATTTAACCCGGACTTCGGTCAGGTGGAAGTGGATCCCGCGGTAGTTAACCTTAGCGCCTTTGAAACTTTTTATGACGAAAAACGCCCCTTCTTTATAGAGGGATCCAACATATTCAGCTTCGGATCTGGCGGATCAAACAATAACTGGGGCTTCAACTGGGGAAACCCGAACCTTTTCTACTCACGCCGGATAGGCCGCACCCCGCAGGGCGAGGCAAATGATAACGACTACTCCGACTTTCCGAATGAGACAAGAATTATTGGCGCGGCTAAGCTTACGGGCAAAATCGGAAGCGGCTGGTCGGTAGGCGCGGTAAATGCCGTAACACAAAGGACATTTGCCGAACTGGACTTAGGCGGGGTAAGAACACAGCAGGAAGTTGAACCCCTTACCAACTATACGGCTTTAAGATCTCAGAAGGAATTTAATTCAGGAAACCAGGCCCTTGGATTTATGTTTACCTCAGTCATGCGCAGCCTTAAGGATGAAGGTCTCAAAGAACGCTTAAGCGATCATTCATATGTGTTCGGGCTGGACGGCTGGACAATGCTGGATGAGAATAATACATACGTCCTTACAGGCTATATGGCAGGCTCATACGTGCACGGAACAAAAGACTATATGATAAGCATGCAGGAATCCCCCGTACGCTATATGCAGAGGCCCGACGCAAAGTACGCGGTTCTGGACAGCAATATAAATTCCATGGCGGGCTTTCTGGGCAGGGTAACGCTGAATAAGCAGAAAGGAAATTTCTATGTAAATGCGGCCTTTGGCGCCGTGTCCCCGGGCTTTGAGGTAAATGACCTCGGCTACCAGTGGAGGGCTGACGTTATAAACTCACACGTTGTTGTGGGCTACAGGTGGTTTGATCCCGACAATTTTATGTTTAGAAATAAACAGCTCTATGCGGCACACTTCAGAAGCTATAATTTTGACGGCGATGCCCTTGTATCGGGTTATTTTGTAATGTCAGACCTGCAGTTCCTGAATTACTACGGAATGAATGTGCAGGCCATCTATTTCCAGCGGGGCTATCACAACACTCTTACGCGGGGAGGCCCCATTGTAAGTAACCCCGCGGGCTATGAAATAGATCTGAGCGGATCGACAGACAGCAGGAAAAATGTGGTGCTTAACGTTTCCGGCTCTTATTCGGGCGATGAAATGAAAAGCCTCTACCGCAACGTATCGGCCGATATTGAGTGGAGGCCCGCCACGCAGGCAACCTTCAGCATAGGTCCTTCTGTAAGCACGGTAAGTGAGAACCTGCAGTGGATAGATAACTTCAGCGACCCCGTGGCCGTAAATACATACGGCACGCGATACGTGTTCGGAAAGATGAAGCAGACAACCATTTCAGCCAACATCAGGCTCAACTGGACGTTTACCCCAACGCTCAGCCTGCAGGTGTTCATGCAGCCTTTGATATCAACGGGAAAATTTACTGATTTCAAGGAGCTCTCGGCCCCAAGATCATTAAGCTACAGAACCTATGAAGCCTCACAGGTAAGCTACGATAAAGAGAATAATCAGTATACTGTAAAGCCGGATAAGAATGCCGAGGCATTCACGTTCGATAACCCCGACTTTAACTTTAAGTCCTTAAGGGGCAACGTGGTCCTAAGGTGGGAATTCATGGCGGGATCGTCATTATACCTCGTATGGACGCAGTCGAAATTAAACGAAGACAACCCGGGCGATATGTCCTTCAGGCGCGACTTTACAAACCTCCTGAATGCCCAGCCCGACAACATATTCCTCCTCAAGTTCGCCTACTGGCTGAACTACTAA
- a CDS encoding PIN domain-containing protein, with product MRIIVKDANIIFSLLDSELMDLCLKLDYEFWTSDFVINEIEDTGQKRKIGKYVKDKRINIYSYNGEEVAQIFELSENRSLSDADCSVFLLTQIKNGILLSSDRALRAFATRNGIEVKGMIWILDELVKNKIMDPSAAAEKLEFIAENSMWLPASEVESRINRWKGMSK from the coding sequence ATGAGAATAATAGTTAAAGATGCCAATATAATTTTCAGCTTATTGGATTCTGAACTGATGGATTTATGCCTAAAGCTGGATTATGAATTCTGGACAAGTGATTTTGTTATTAATGAGATTGAGGATACAGGGCAAAAAAGAAAAATCGGCAAGTACGTCAAGGATAAAAGGATAAATATCTATTCATACAACGGCGAGGAAGTTGCCCAAATATTTGAACTCTCTGAGAACAGGTCACTTTCTGATGCCGATTGTTCAGTATTTTTACTGACCCAAATAAAAAATGGAATATTATTAAGCAGTGACAGGGCCTTAAGAGCGTTTGCTACGAGGAATGGGATTGAGGTAAAAGGAATGATCTGGATACTGGATGAACTGGTAAAGAATAAAATTATGGATCCGTCTGCTGCTGCTGAAAAGCTGGAGTTTATAGCTGAAAATAGTATGTGGCTGCCGGCTTCTGAAGTTGAAAGCAGGATAAATAGATGGAAGGGGATGAGCAAATAA
- a CDS encoding ImmA/IrrE family metallo-endopeptidase, which yields MFEELFGNRLKSARIMAGLSLEDLAASIGRKVTKQALQNYEKGLRKPDSTTLIALSRALNVKTDYFFRRIDAPVNEFEFRKKSKLTVKEEKSIKEIAKDYLERYLELECLLGMDKKFVNPLKDIKIKSLADAEAAAVKLREEWKLGLDSMPNLIETLEDNELKVYEADAPETFDGLAARTEDYSLIVVNKNIQDLTRKRFTAAHELAHILLNIESGDAKEKERLCHSFSGALLLPKEVLFREFGQKRNYFRLDELCAIKEEYGISLQAIIRRAYELEIITASKYKEVCIKFSKHGWTKNEPGKYAGEENPKRFKKLLSRALAEGIITISKAAVLANVGIDKFDLEHNPIL from the coding sequence ATGTTTGAAGAATTATTTGGAAATCGTCTGAAATCGGCCAGAATAATGGCCGGGCTGTCTTTGGAGGATCTGGCAGCTTCAATAGGCAGAAAAGTAACCAAACAGGCTCTGCAGAATTACGAGAAGGGCCTGAGGAAACCGGATAGTACTACTTTAATTGCATTGTCAAGGGCGCTTAATGTTAAAACTGATTACTTTTTCAGAAGAATTGATGCTCCGGTAAATGAATTTGAGTTTAGGAAAAAGTCTAAACTGACGGTTAAAGAGGAAAAATCGATCAAGGAAATTGCCAAAGATTATCTGGAAAGATACCTGGAATTGGAATGTTTGCTGGGTATGGATAAAAAATTTGTAAACCCGTTAAAGGACATTAAAATAAAAAGTCTGGCCGATGCAGAAGCTGCTGCAGTTAAACTCCGTGAAGAATGGAAGCTGGGGTTAGATTCCATGCCAAACCTGATTGAAACGCTTGAGGATAATGAATTAAAAGTTTATGAAGCTGATGCTCCTGAGACTTTTGACGGCCTTGCAGCAAGGACGGAAGATTATTCTTTAATAGTTGTAAATAAAAATATTCAGGACCTGACGCGCAAAAGGTTTACGGCAGCACATGAGCTGGCCCATATTTTATTAAATATTGAATCCGGTGATGCAAAAGAAAAAGAACGGCTTTGCCATAGTTTTTCAGGTGCGCTGCTGCTTCCAAAGGAAGTATTATTCAGGGAATTTGGACAGAAAAGAAATTATTTCCGCCTGGACGAACTGTGTGCCATAAAGGAAGAATATGGCATCTCACTACAGGCAATAATCAGGCGGGCATATGAGCTGGAGATTATAACTGCCTCCAAATATAAGGAGGTATGTATAAAATTCTCAAAGCACGGATGGACTAAAAATGAACCCGGTAAGTATGCAGGAGAGGAAAATCCCAAAAGGTTTAAAAAACTATTGTCCAGAGCACTTGCTGAAGGCATAATCACTATAAGTAAAGCCGCCGTTTTAGCAAATGTTGGAATAGATAAATTTGATCTGGAGCATAATCCGATATTATGA
- a CDS encoding galactose mutarotase, whose protein sequence is MSKLILSIFTFFILSAVCLAQTTSESPFGKTPDGVNVSLYTLSNSKGMKADITNYGGIVVRLVVPDNNNNFSDVVLGFNSIEGYTQDEYIKNCPYFGAIIGRYGNRIAYGTFKIGTEEYKLAINNTPGGIPCSLHGGIKGFDKVVWQAEASVQNNVPQLKLHYLSRDGEEHYPGNLDVTVTYSLTDDNALKVEYLATTDKATPVNLTNHSYFNLKGEGSGDILDHELMINADKFTPVNKGLIPTGELKEVKNTPFDFTTAHKVGERINDKDEQLEFGRGYDHNWVLSTTNDGELKTAATVYESTTGRFMEVLTTEPGVQFYSGNFLDGTLKGKSGSAYGFRNALCLETQHFPDSPNHPEFPSTILEPGKEYKSTTMYRFSVK, encoded by the coding sequence ATGTCAAAACTGATACTTTCCATATTTACTTTCTTTATCTTATCTGCCGTCTGCCTGGCGCAGACAACAAGCGAAAGTCCTTTCGGAAAAACTCCTGATGGAGTGAATGTTTCCTTATACACTTTAAGCAACAGCAAGGGTATGAAAGCCGATATCACGAATTACGGGGGCATAGTTGTAAGGCTTGTTGTGCCGGACAATAATAATAACTTTTCAGACGTTGTGCTTGGTTTTAACTCCATTGAGGGGTACACGCAGGATGAATACATAAAGAATTGCCCGTATTTCGGCGCAATCATCGGGCGCTACGGCAACCGCATTGCATACGGGACTTTTAAGATTGGGACAGAAGAATACAAGCTTGCAATTAACAACACTCCGGGCGGTATACCGTGCTCTCTTCACGGCGGAATTAAAGGCTTCGACAAGGTTGTCTGGCAGGCCGAGGCGTCCGTTCAGAACAACGTTCCGCAGTTAAAGCTTCACTATTTAAGCCGTGACGGTGAGGAGCACTACCCGGGAAACCTGGATGTTACTGTAACTTACTCTCTTACGGATGACAACGCACTTAAGGTAGAATACCTTGCAACTACAGACAAGGCAACTCCCGTAAACCTTACAAACCATTCCTATTTCAATCTGAAGGGCGAGGGCTCGGGCGACATCCTGGATCATGAGCTGATGATAAATGCAGACAAATTTACTCCTGTAAACAAGGGACTTATACCGACTGGTGAGCTTAAGGAAGTAAAAAATACTCCTTTTGACTTTACAACGGCGCACAAAGTTGGCGAAAGGATAAATGATAAGGACGAGCAATTGGAGTTTGGAAGAGGCTACGACCACAACTGGGTTCTCAGCACCACAAATGACGGCGAGTTAAAAACAGCGGCAACGGTTTACGAGTCAACAACAGGGCGTTTTATGGAAGTACTGACCACAGAGCCGGGCGTTCAGTTTTACTCGGGCAATTTCCTGGACGGCACACTTAAGGGTAAAAGCGGCAGCGCCTACGGATTCCGCAACGCGTTGTGTCTTGAGACGCAGCACTTCCCCGATTCCCCGAATCATCCTGAATTCCCAAGTACAATTCTTGAGCCCGGGAAAGAGTACAAGTCGACCACAATGTACCGTTTCAGCGTGAAATAA
- a CDS encoding AAA family ATPase: MIISRIKLNPFAGTGNRTIEFDKGLNVILGQNESGKSTLVNAIKSVLFVDTNLTPSKFKSVMGGFIPIGGGDTVHVAMEIVSDGETLCLEKYWGAAKSSRLSFPGGGYFTSGEEITEKMNSILGLNRGTYENVLIIRQASLAETIKQMEAKGEASESIQQILRNSRFKMDGVSVPKLKELTDSKVKEYFSRWDRLSGRPEGMRDYGNEWKKDVGKILDAYYSSRKAEDLYNKARDFEKRLDEIILKIREISEEKNCLEAFVVRYKAAYEASGKRQNLTLQKTVISERLQKLVEVQKLWPRADIEIQYLTENRNDLLAKIKSLDEEEKKAEVYEAQRSIRDKFERAKKIMDEGMLEKEKLESLQKVTDQDIKDVEKASRSLDALRIKFEAQKLRLKIHAGKNIKLNITEGLNSPKDIELKIDESYESIISGSVVLKDGGFSISVSSDNENIQEILQRLEDSRRNYMELLGKFSAINESELRQKAEVYKEQLEKVMRLRESLRHEIGNKSFPDLQKQYESLEEAKPQRSLSEILKESAEFGKKLARVEKDIEEKSKQIRQWQSSYISEDDLSRILTEQKIEEMRLDEEIKRLQPLPREFSDTALFIREYEKKKSLYEEKKDRLNDLKVEKAEHEKNHPGSSAEELLSEVSETREAFERAKKEGEGYLLIEQELKNILEEIDRDTFEPLKKEVDAFLKTLTIDKYSGTSMKEIVPEGVHSNGSVMPVELLSAGTKDILALAVRLGMAGFYLNGRRGFIIMDDPLVNLDPGRQKVAVDCIRKVAEEKQVIVLTCHPSHAELFQTGIIALK; encoded by the coding sequence ATGATAATAAGCCGCATTAAGCTGAACCCCTTTGCAGGCACCGGCAACAGAACTATAGAATTTGACAAGGGGCTTAACGTCATCCTTGGGCAAAATGAATCGGGCAAAAGCACGCTTGTTAATGCCATTAAGTCGGTCCTCTTTGTTGATACCAATCTTACGCCTTCAAAGTTCAAATCCGTTATGGGAGGCTTTATCCCTATCGGCGGCGGCGATACGGTGCACGTTGCCATGGAGATCGTTTCTGACGGCGAAACCTTATGCCTCGAAAAGTACTGGGGTGCCGCAAAAAGCTCCCGCCTCAGTTTCCCGGGCGGCGGATATTTTACCTCAGGCGAAGAGATCACGGAAAAAATGAATTCAATACTGGGGCTTAACCGCGGCACGTACGAAAATGTGCTCATAATACGCCAGGCCTCTTTAGCCGAAACCATTAAACAGATGGAGGCAAAAGGGGAGGCCTCGGAATCTATCCAGCAAATCTTAAGAAACTCCCGCTTTAAGATGGACGGCGTCTCAGTCCCCAAACTAAAGGAGCTTACAGACTCTAAGGTGAAGGAATACTTCTCACGCTGGGACAGGCTTTCAGGCAGGCCCGAGGGAATGAGGGATTACGGAAACGAGTGGAAAAAAGACGTTGGAAAAATTCTTGATGCTTACTACAGCTCAAGGAAGGCTGAGGACCTTTATAACAAGGCGCGTGATTTTGAAAAGCGCCTGGATGAGATAATCCTGAAAATAAGGGAAATCTCGGAAGAGAAAAACTGTCTTGAAGCTTTTGTCGTGCGCTATAAGGCGGCCTATGAGGCCTCGGGTAAAAGACAGAACCTCACTCTGCAGAAAACTGTCATTTCGGAAAGACTCCAGAAGCTCGTGGAAGTCCAGAAGCTCTGGCCAAGAGCCGATATTGAAATACAGTACCTGACTGAAAACCGCAACGACCTACTGGCAAAAATTAAATCCCTCGATGAAGAGGAAAAGAAGGCTGAAGTCTATGAGGCGCAGCGCTCCATAAGAGATAAGTTTGAGCGGGCAAAAAAGATCATGGACGAGGGCATGCTTGAAAAAGAAAAGCTGGAAAGCCTTCAGAAGGTAACGGATCAGGACATTAAGGATGTGGAAAAAGCTTCAAGAAGCCTGGACGCATTAAGAATAAAATTTGAAGCCCAGAAGCTGAGGCTGAAGATTCATGCCGGGAAAAACATTAAGTTAAATATAACTGAAGGCCTTAATTCCCCTAAGGATATAGAACTGAAGATTGACGAGTCTTACGAAAGTATCATAAGCGGAAGCGTCGTTCTTAAAGACGGAGGCTTCAGCATTTCTGTTTCTTCAGATAACGAGAACATTCAGGAAATCCTGCAAAGGCTTGAAGACTCCCGCAGGAACTACATGGAGCTCCTCGGAAAGTTTTCCGCCATAAATGAAAGCGAGCTCAGGCAGAAAGCCGAAGTGTACAAAGAGCAGCTGGAAAAAGTAATGAGGCTGCGCGAAAGCCTCAGGCATGAAATTGGCAATAAGAGCTTCCCCGACCTGCAGAAGCAGTACGAAAGCCTGGAGGAGGCAAAGCCGCAAAGGTCGCTGTCTGAAATTCTGAAGGAGTCCGCCGAGTTCGGTAAAAAGCTTGCACGCGTAGAAAAGGACATTGAGGAAAAATCAAAACAGATCAGGCAGTGGCAGAGCAGCTATATTTCGGAAGACGATTTAAGCCGCATCCTTACAGAGCAGAAAATTGAAGAGATGAGGCTGGATGAAGAAATTAAAAGGCTCCAGCCTTTGCCCAGGGAGTTCTCCGATACCGCCCTGTTTATAAGGGAATATGAAAAGAAGAAGTCCCTTTATGAGGAGAAAAAAGACAGGCTTAACGACCTTAAGGTTGAAAAAGCCGAACACGAGAAAAACCACCCGGGTTCTTCTGCCGAGGAGCTCTTAAGCGAAGTTTCGGAAACAAGAGAAGCTTTTGAAAGGGCAAAGAAGGAAGGGGAAGGCTACCTCCTTATAGAGCAGGAACTGAAGAATATACTTGAAGAGATTGACCGCGATACGTTCGAGCCCCTTAAAAAAGAGGTCGACGCTTTTCTTAAGACGCTTACAATAGATAAGTATTCCGGAACATCCATGAAAGAGATAGTGCCCGAAGGGGTGCATTCCAACGGCAGTGTGATGCCTGTCGAACTCCTTTCAGCCGGCACAAAGGACATTCTGGCCCTTGCCGTAAGACTCGGCATGGCGGGCTTTTACCTTAACGGACGCAGGGGATTTATTATAATGGATGACCCTTTAGTTAATCTCGATCCCGGGCGTCAGAAGGTTGCCGTAGATTGCATAAGAAAAGTTGCAGAGGAAAAGCAGGTGATTGTTCTTACATGCCACCCTTCTCATGCTGAACTTTTCCAGACGGGTATCATTGCCTTAAAATAA
- a CDS encoding prolyl oligopeptidase family serine peptidase has translation MSEIVTERKIIDLNPSQLRMVKSGWGDSAVENSTVEKITYISDGLKVKGFIAYPKESGKFPCVIWNRGGSGNEGAIDDFTARGIFGQLSGWGYVVLASQYRGNVGGEGHDEFGGSDVNDVLNLIPLASQIPQADNETWGIEGWSRGGMMTYLTLTRNHSFKAAVISGGIADLHCSASESRFMRTLYERNLGSYDSETFKEACFKRSIVNFPEKLSKNTPILLLHGTADERVSPKDSLTLSEKLLKEKITFRLVMIENGDHFLRTHKKEVDEMRKQWFNKYLKGK, from the coding sequence ATGAGTGAAATTGTTACTGAGAGGAAAATAATAGATCTTAACCCTTCACAGCTTAGGATGGTAAAAAGCGGCTGGGGAGATTCTGCCGTTGAGAATTCCACGGTTGAAAAGATAACCTACATTTCGGACGGCCTTAAAGTTAAGGGCTTTATTGCATACCCGAAGGAAAGCGGGAAATTCCCCTGCGTAATCTGGAACCGCGGAGGCTCTGGAAACGAGGGGGCAATAGACGATTTTACCGCGCGCGGCATTTTCGGGCAGCTCTCGGGCTGGGGCTATGTGGTCCTTGCTTCGCAGTACCGCGGAAACGTGGGTGGCGAAGGGCACGACGAGTTTGGCGGAAGCGACGTAAATGACGTACTGAACCTGATCCCCCTGGCTTCTCAAATCCCTCAGGCCGACAATGAAACCTGGGGAATTGAAGGCTGGAGCCGCGGCGGAATGATGACATACCTTACTCTTACACGAAACCACAGCTTCAAAGCTGCCGTTATTTCAGGCGGCATTGCCGACTTGCACTGCAGCGCCTCTGAAAGCCGCTTCATGCGCACGCTTTATGAAAGAAACCTTGGAAGCTACGACTCTGAAACCTTCAAAGAGGCCTGCTTCAAACGCTCCATTGTAAATTTCCCGGAAAAGCTTTCAAAGAATACCCCCATCCTTCTTCTTCACGGAACGGCAGACGAAAGAGTCTCCCCGAAGGATTCACTCACACTTTCAGAAAAACTGCTCAAAGAAAAAATAACTTTCCGCCTCGTAATGATAGAAAACGGAGATCACTTCCTGCGCACTCATAAAAAAGAGGTCGACGAAATGCGGAAACAATGGTTTAATAAATATCTGAAAGGGAAATAA
- a CDS encoding deoxyribodipyrimidine photo-lyase has protein sequence MNLKRVRVLKEGTNKPGAVIYWMSRDQRVYDNWAFIFAQELALKQKRPLAVVFCLVPAFLDAAYRQYAFMLKGLKEAENELRLYNVPFHILTGEPKDVLVKFISKMNAAAVVTDFDPLRIKRKWKNEVASKTDVHIYEVDAHNIVPCWVASTKQEFAAYTFRPKINRHLAEFLEDFPLPVKMPENTFPMQKEIDWSKIEKSLKIDYSVKEADWLTPGEGEALRTLNVFIETKAALYTEERNNPNKNVQSNLSPYLHFGQIASQRVALNMGSFVTNPGITEAFLEELIVRKELADNFCCYNENYDSFDGFPEWAKYTLNEHRADPRECIYSLEEFEKAHTHDNLWNAAQIEMVTTGKMHGYLRMYWAKKILEWTTGPEEAMKIAVYLNDKYSLDGRDPNGYTGIAWSIGGVHDRGWGERKVYGKIRYMSQYGCRRKFDAKSYINKYLGE, from the coding sequence ATGAACCTAAAAAGGGTAAGAGTATTAAAAGAGGGTACAAATAAGCCTGGTGCGGTAATATACTGGATGAGCCGCGACCAGAGAGTTTATGACAACTGGGCCTTTATTTTTGCCCAGGAACTGGCCTTAAAGCAGAAGCGCCCCTTGGCCGTTGTCTTCTGCCTTGTGCCGGCGTTCCTTGATGCGGCATACAGGCAGTATGCATTTATGCTTAAGGGATTAAAGGAGGCTGAAAATGAACTCAGGCTTTATAACGTCCCTTTTCACATACTGACGGGGGAGCCAAAGGACGTGCTGGTAAAATTCATATCTAAAATGAATGCTGCAGCCGTCGTTACCGACTTTGATCCTTTGAGGATAAAAAGAAAGTGGAAAAATGAAGTGGCATCAAAGACAGACGTTCACATCTATGAAGTCGATGCGCACAATATTGTCCCCTGCTGGGTCGCCTCCACTAAGCAGGAATTTGCGGCATACACTTTCCGCCCCAAAATCAACCGGCATCTGGCAGAATTTCTTGAGGATTTTCCTCTCCCCGTAAAAATGCCTGAGAACACATTCCCCATGCAGAAGGAAATTGACTGGAGTAAAATTGAAAAGTCGCTGAAAATAGATTACAGCGTAAAGGAGGCTGACTGGCTTACGCCGGGAGAAGGTGAGGCTTTAAGAACACTGAACGTTTTTATTGAAACAAAGGCCGCGCTTTATACCGAAGAGAGGAATAACCCTAATAAAAACGTGCAGTCGAACCTTTCGCCATACCTGCACTTCGGGCAGATTGCCTCTCAAAGGGTCGCACTTAATATGGGAAGCTTTGTTACAAATCCCGGCATAACGGAGGCTTTCTTAGAGGAATTGATAGTAAGAAAAGAGCTTGCCGATAATTTCTGCTGCTACAATGAAAATTACGATTCGTTTGATGGATTTCCCGAATGGGCGAAGTATACCCTGAACGAGCACAGGGCAGACCCCAGGGAGTGCATATATTCACTTGAGGAATTTGAAAAAGCTCACACGCACGACAATCTCTGGAATGCCGCACAGATAGAAATGGTAACTACGGGCAAGATGCACGGATACCTCCGTATGTACTGGGCAAAAAAGATCCTCGAATGGACCACGGGTCCTGAAGAGGCAATGAAGATAGCTGTTTATCTTAATGATAAATATTCGCTCGACGGCCGCGACCCGAACGGCTACACGGGAATTGCGTGGTCCATCGGAGGCGTGCACGACCGCGGCTGGGGAGAACGGAAAGTCTACGGCAAAATCCGCTACATGAGCCAGTACGGCTGCCGCAGAAAGTTCGACGCCAAAAGCTACATCAACAAATATCTCGGGGAATAA